The following are from one region of the Quercus robur chromosome 1, dhQueRobu3.1, whole genome shotgun sequence genome:
- the LOC126698744 gene encoding uncharacterized protein LOC126698744, with protein MLHGELLMDNASLRDFQGGEGTYVANALERTLLLPTDMDELRNLRRQEVFLNIKRYLGMAVQATYRLEEDTKKQRKFVELERNKRVEAARTLKNFEADLTKAKEELKEMTRARDSVEAGLAGAQRQAEDQTRRLLEAEGQLKIAKEQIDDLKKKLFEAENAKGVAEWARDEALRAKTEAKFARTEAKSSKEKAEEEAYDTRVADTQAILKAQIPGVCKLYCSQVWNETLKQARVEASSDLWKAEKGPEANPAQLPKEGDVSQGLEANPTQLPKEGAKIKLKK; from the exons ATGCTTCATGGGGAGCTGCTGATGGACAACGCTTCCCTAAGGGACTTCCAAGGCGGCGAAGGCACTTATGTGGCCAACGCGTTGGAGAGGACCCTGTTGCTCCCTACTGATATGGATGAATTGAGGAATTTGAGGAGGCAAGAGGTCTTCCTCAATATTAAGAGGtatttgggcatg GCAgtccaggccacctataggCTAGAGGAGGACACCAAGAAGCAGCGTAAGTTCGTGGAACTTGAGCGTAATAAGCGCGTGGAGGCTGCGCGGACCCTCAAAAACTTCGAGGCTGACCTCACGAAGGCTAAGGAGGAGCTAAAGGAAATGACCAGGGCCAGGGACAGTGTTGAAGCAGGCCTGGCCGGTGCCCAAAGACAGGCCGAGGACCAGACGAGGCGCTTGCTCGAAGCCGAGGGACAATTGAAGATTGCCAAGGAGCAGATCGACGATTTAAAGAAGAAGCTGTTCGAGGCAGAGAATGCTAAGGGCGTCGCAGAATGGGCCAGGGACGAGGCCTTGAGGGCCAAGACAGAGGCGAAATTCGCTAGGACGGAGGCCAAGAGCTCTaaggagaaagccgaggaggagGCTTATGACACGAGGGTGGCTGATACCCAAGCCATTCTCAAGGCTCAAATCCCTGGAGTATGCAAGCTttactgctcccaggtttggaATGAAACCCTCAAACAAGCTAGGGTGGAGGCTTCATCAGATCTGTGGAAGGCGGAGAAG GGTCCTGAGGCTAATCCTGCTCAGCTCCCCAAGGAAGGGGATGTCTCCCAGGGTCTTGAGGCCAATCCTACTCAGCTCCCCAAGGAAGgggccaaaataaaattgaagaagtAG
- the LOC126698811 gene encoding uncharacterized protein LOC126698811: MGFKRKPQTSLFDLIEGQPGKDALGKSQSNPPPPSPQPQPVQTRSSPSRSQPPSPRPKLPAPPQSTLPPRPEPTDSKRKRISKGKEPMDGGKSRSFQEEGEAPRARKQLKIGHQGHGKEVDAQPAPQA; encoded by the coding sequence ATGGGTTTTAAGAGAAAGCCCCAGACAAGCCTATTCGACCTGATTGAGGGCCAGCCGGGGAAGGATGCGCTAGGGAAGTCACAATCCAACCCTCCTCCTCCTTCACCACAGCCTCAACCTGTTCAGACCAGGTCTTCTCCCTCTCGATCGCAGCCACCCTCTCCCCGACCCAAACTTCCAGCTCCTCCCCAATCGACTTTGCCTCCTCGGCCTGAGCCCACCGACTCAAAGAGGAAGAGGATTTCGAAGGGCAAAGAGCCAATGGATGGGGGGAAGTCTCGCTCCTTTCAAGAGGAGGGTGAAGCCCCACGGGCTCGAAAGCAATTAAAGATTGGGCATCAAGGCCATGGAAAAGAGGTCGATGCCCAACCTGCGCCCCAGGCTTAG